The genomic window TGAGTTGTTTCAAATTACCTGATTCTTTATTAGAGGAAGTTCAAAGAAAGATAATGAATTTTTAGTGGGGGCAAAAGGGTTCGGAAAGGAAACAGTGGTGGATTAAATGGGATGTTATTAGTAGAGAGAAGAACCAAGGAGGCCTGGAATTTAAGGATCTAAAAGCATTCAATTTAGCCATGCTCGCCAAACAAGGATGGAGAATAGCCACTAAACCTGATTCACTAGTCAGTAAACTTTACAAAGAAAAATATTTCAGGTATTCTACTTTCTTGAAAGCTGAGACAGGACACAATTCATCCTGGGCTTGGAGGAGCCTACTTGAAGGGAGGAAGGTTTTATAGAAAGGTCTGCTATGGAAAATTGGTCGGGGGAACTCAGTGCGAATCCTTGAAGACCCTTGGATCAAAAATTCATTACCTATTTCTACTATGCAAAATCAGATCCCTAATACTCAACTAGAATGGGTCAATCAACTCATTAACAACAACAAGCAATGGGATGAACACACAATAACAGCAAACTTTGATCCAGATATTGCAACTAGAATATTACAGACAGAAATCGAAGAAGGGGAGGATAGACTAACCTGGGCAAGAGAAGCGTCTGGGACATACTCAGTAGCCACGAGCTACAAAATTGCGTACCACTTTTTTCACCCACCCATGGAGCAATTACCGGAAGTGTGCAGAGATAAGAAGATGTGGAAAGCACTCTGGAGCCTGCGATGCGCCCCCAAAATAAAAGTGTTCATTTGGAAGGCTTGTCATGATGGAATTGCTGTGAGAGTAAGACTGAATCAAAGATTCCACAGCATCCCAAATGTCTGCCCTAGGTGTGAGGAAGAGGGAGAATCAGTCAATCATTGCTTAATCCAGTGCCACCTCGCAAACCAAACATGGCAGCTTTCACCGGTTAGCCACTTGGGCCAAGCATTAGGAACTCAGCCGTTCTGAAAGTGGTGGTCACAGGTGGTACACCAGTCGAACCAAACGACACAGGGGGATGAAGAATGTGGTGCTCGCGGCAGTTTTGTGTTGGGTGAACTGGAGAGCCAGGAACTTAAAGATTTTTGAGAACACTATTGTTTCTCCTCAATgagtcctcgaacaagccatGAAGTTGTCACAGGAGGTCCAAACAAGACCGAGGATTTAGCGTGCACtttactttctttcttctctttcttatttcctttctttctcttcaGTTGTTTTTATTAAAATCTTTCCTTAGTTATAAGGATTTTTGGGAAGCCCCTAATTCAGAAATTGGTTTTTGATGTCCAAGATAGGACCAAATAACTCTCTGTATTCATTTTGCTAGCTTAATGAATATCTTTTTACCTTTGAAAAAAAAAGCATGGATTAATATGGATACCAAACAAGTAACAACACATAATATACAAACATATTGATATTACTTGTGTCATCTTTTGTTTTCACTCgttcatttaaattgaaaaaatattttatactagtgactAATTTATTATCTCTTTTTGCACCATAAATAATATCTAAGAATTGATATTTgattgttattaatatattttttaaaaatatgtatttaaattttaatttaaattttatttttataattttatatttttatttaattataattggGTCAACTGAAAAAATCAGTAATTCATCAGTTAAACCAATGATTCAATAACCCAATCGTATGACCGAGTTAATTACCAGTTCGATTCTGATAATTATGCACAGTATATTTTAGTTTAAAATCGATAATATAATGGATTTTTTGAATCACGAGCTTCTCACATTGAATATATTTTCTTAATTATCCCTTATTCTGTAGCAAACACCAATCATCCATGGTACAAGCCAATCAAATATCTATTGGCCATTATAGTAAAGATAAAGAGGTGGAGATCGCATGCTACAGCTTTCATATTATTGTCATGGGTATGCCTATAGATAGTGGTTAGGTAAATGTGCAAGGCAAATTTTTTGTGAAAGATAGAATTAAGTAAAAAGTGGAAATTATAGTTAAATTTGTAAGAGTACCGTGCATTGCTTATTGCTTATGAGTTATGATATATTTTTAAAACAATTTTCatcattataaaaaattaataaacacTCTTTAATCTTTATTCTTTATTGTTGAAAGGTGATCTTAGTGTAACATGATCCAATGTATAATGCCTTAACttgcatttttcaaccatgaGATACTTTTGAGGCAATTTCATATTACCATTTCTCAATCTTGAATTTGACCATTCCCCATGTTTCTAAAGTTTGATGTCTCTTATTGTTTGTGGCTATCTTCaatggtttttctttttcttttcttatagtcttttatgtttctttgttaaAAATCTACTGAACCTTTTTAATTAGAGctttaataatattataattatataattttgtactaaagatataattatttatgtataacaaaaatagtagtaataataTAGAAGAGACCATAGTTATCAGAATTGAATCGGTAATCAATCCGGTCATATGACCGAGTTACCGGGTTATTGGTTCAACCGGTAGATCACTAATTTACTCGATTAATTCGgtcataactaaaaaaatataaaattatattaataaaattaaaataatgtctTAAAACTTAAAATACGAGTCTTACAAACATTAATAATCAAATATCAAGTCTTAAACATAACTAATAATCTAAAAGAAGAGTTAATaaacttgtttctttttttttttccaaaagacAAATTTTAttggtttaataaaataaaaggtCCATTTTGGACTTACAGCAACGGAGAAATGGAAATTTCCTAACTAAGTAAAAGTATTAGATGTTATCTCCTCATTAAGACATAGAACGTGAAAAAGGGTAAAGTGAAAAAGGAAGAGTTTTTGGAGAAGGAGTGTCGTTCTTGGAGCTTCATCAATGGAGGTGAGCCACTGCTTCCAAAGTTCCGGATCTTGCAATAGCTACTACTTCTTGAGGAGAAATGACTTTGGCTTCAAAAATTCTCAAGTTCCTCATCTTCCAAATCTGCCAGGTTAGTATTGCTGCCAAATGAGTTTCTTTTTGCATCTGCCTACGCTCTTTGAGTTGTTCTTGGAGCCATAACCACCATCTCCATGTTTCTGTTTCTTGGTTTGTCCAGGGAAGGCTTGCTATTTTCCAAGCATTCTCTGATTCCGGACACTGGGTGAGACAGTGGAGAATTAATTTTACTGTAGCATCACAACGATTACAGATTGGATTCACCATATGGATTCTAGAGTGCAATCTTTCTTTAACTGGTAAGTCTTCATGCATTACTTTCCatagaaaaattttaattttgggctGGCATTTTAACTTCCAAATTGAACTCCAGACTTCTCTTTTTCTGCATTGTTCCGGCAAAAATTCAACTGGTGCATGGTAGAACTGAAAGGCCAACGTATATCCAGAGGCAACCGAGTAGCATTCATTCTTCTCTTTACTCCAGGTAACGATATCTTCTGTTGTTCTGATGCCTGTGTTCATGATTGTCTGTGCTACTTTTTGTGTGAATGTTGAGGTGATTAGCTCTTTATTCCAATTTTGATCTGGTAAGAGTAGTTCAGAAACCCAAATCAGGTGATTGTGTGAATGGTTgataatttgaatttcatttggtTGAATTTGCTTTATCCAGTTGTCCTCTAAGATTTTAACTGAATGTCCCCGTCCAATCTTCCAAAAAATGCCTTTCTCCAAAACTTTTCTACCTTCCAGCACACTTTTCCAGCCCCAAGATGGATCATTACCTGTTTCTGTGCGTAGAAAGGttgaaaatttaaaatatctGCTTTGATAGACCTTGTAAATTAGAGAGTGAGGTTGAGAGATCAGCCTCCAGCCCTGTTTTCCTAACATTGCCAAGTTAAAAGCCCTGAGATCCTTAAAATTCAGACCACCTTGGTTCTTTGGTCTACAAGCAATCCGCCAATTAATCTACTGCATCTTTCTCTCTGCGTTCTTTTGGCCCCAGAAAAACTGCATTATTGACTTTTGGATATCCTCTAATAGTGTCTCGGGGAGTTTAAAGCAGCTTAGTGTGTATAGAGACACTGCAGTTGCCACTGCTTTTATTAAAACCTCTCTGCCACTAGCTGACAGCAAAGCTCGCTTCCAATGCTGTAGTTTTTGCAAAATCTTGTCTTTGACAAAGTTAAATGTCTCTTTTTTTGATCTACTGACCACTGCTGGAAGGCCTAAATACTTGTTCTGGCAGCCAACATGTGGTATAGACAACAGGGCAGCTAGCTGATCACGGACTGATAGGGGAGTATTCTTgctaaagaaaacaaaagacttaTCTAAATTTATCACCTGACCATTCACTTCTTCATAGTCTCTAAACAACTTTAGTAAACTTTCGCAATCTTTCATTGTCGCCTTACTGAACAAAATAGAATCATCTGCAAAGAATAAATGACTGACCTTAGGGCATCTGGGGTTCAGTCTCAAACCAGAAAATTCTAGCCTCCGTTCTCCCCTGTGGAGCAAgttttaatagtataaaatatgTTCTCAATTTAAATCAACAAGAGCAAGTTAAAGATAACGCAATCATTAAATCAAGTCCAAGGGGTGAGTTCAAAGTCGGCATCAACATCTTCATAGGGCAAATTAGGAGCCTGATCAACATTTCCCTCATTTTGATTTGTATCCATATCTTCCAACAGCAAGAGGGAGAATACAGCAACCAGCAACAATTCAACAGATTTTAACCAGCAACATTACAACAGATTTTAACTAATACCAACCAGCAACCAGCAACAATACAATTCAAGAACAATctatctattaatatataataggagAGTAGTAGATGGTTAGTTAGTTGACAAGTGATACTTTGTATAATAGACAAGTGTTACTCTTGGTTGCATGacaaatggaaaaacaacaaaaattaatattaataaaataataaaaaatctgaAGATTTATGAGCAAAACAATTGGCGGGATTTTGATtcaaattgaaattcaaaatgaTTTTGTTACCGCTGTCTTCATATATATGTTAGTTAAACggtgaagaaagaaaagaaggaaagagagagaaagaaaccgACGGTCACAGAGAAGAGGGTGGCGACGAACAAAGAAAACGACGGTTGAAGAAAGAAAAGACGACAGAAGAATAAGAGAACAACGGTGAAGAAAGACGAAGAAAGACGGTCGACattgcagagaagaagaaaacgaTGGTGATGAAGGTAAGGACgacggaagaaggagaagaaggtggCGACGACAGCGACGGTCATAGGGAAGAAAGCTAAATCGACACAGAAAAGAAGTGGAACGAGGCAAAGGCGGTGATGGAGTCCACTGTCCCTGTTGGATCCGCAGAGCTGCCTCCTCTGCAGGATGGTGGCGCCGCCGTTTCTTCGCTGGTGAGTGCTGCGAATTAAGGATGGTTAGTTCTCTCGCTTGGATATactttattttgttgtttgatTGGTTGAAAACGCTAATTGAAATTGAATATGGATTTTTGTGTTAATATCTTTAGAATGACTTGCTACATTTAAAGAAGAGAATGGTGAAGGAGCAGCTAGTAGCAAGTTGATGACACCGGTGAAGAGAACGGTGAGCTTTGATATCCTATCGTCGGCGGTATTACAGAGGTAATTTACAGAGGTAATTtacttttaaattcttttttttttcagtgaTAGCAGGTAACTAGGAGCTAAAATCATGTTTAGGAAATTCACTGAATTTTGATGTCAGTGAATATGGTTGTGAATGAACTAGACAAGACCTTGCACCACCAAATAAGAAGCCACTTTCTGAAGGTGAGTAGAGGTATATatctttggttttctttgtttttttatttgaatGTTTTGTGATGATTGTATTCTCTAAATCTCTTTGTGGTTACTGATTACGTGTTTTGGCCTTTTTTGTTTAATAATTGAACAGGATGAGATACTATTCTTTTGTCTTCTCCTAGACATTTGTAAATCTAGACTTGGAACTCTATATGCAAATTCATAATACAAAGCACTTATATAGAATATTTTGAACTTTGAACTGAACTTAACAGCCTGATCTTTTTGCTTTGCATATCATGTCTTTGATGATTGGACTTAAACACCCCTTTAGTTGAAATACCACTATCTTTTATTCATTTATGATGTATAGGGAGCTACCTAAATGTTACATTGTTGcagacttttctgtatttttgtgGCTGTTGcagacttttctgtatttttgtgGCCAAACAAAATTGATTTTCTTTCCTTGAATATTTATGTCACCATAATCTTCTTCTACATAGCGTTACATGTAGGTATATATGATGATAAATGTATTTTGTTTACTGCAGGATTTGTGAATTTGCCTTGGCCTTTGTTTTCATTTGTTTATTTATGTCGATTTTATACCGATGGTGTTTGAATTTGTTTCGATCACTATGCATATATGAAAGCATGTGGTGTTTTACCTGTGATTTATAGCTGCTgtgttttttgatttttttttaaatttgtttaattCAGGTTCTCTTTGTGCTTCTCATAAATCGATAGGAAAAAGTGAGGCTCACAAAGTGGTACGCCCCATGCTCTCGAAAGGAAAGATCCAAGGTATATGGCCATGTGATTAAATACAAAGTTTcacatttttaattaattattatatattatatattttatagaagAGGATCAGAGTTCTTTTGTTAATTCAAATTATTTGATCTTGAGCTATATATCATCATTTGGGCAAAAGGTTTTAAATTGGAGTAGGAGATTGTAATTGTGTTTGTTgcaataaaaatttgttacttaAAATTGATTTGATGAAATCCATTACAAGCTATTGCAAACGGCAATTGCAATATGATACAATTGTAGTAGAGACTCCTTAAAATGTCAAATTAGTGTAGAAGAAAGCAACCTGTCCTattctataattgtgatcttctaatttgtttaaaaaaaaaaaaaagttacatcTGTATTTTATACTGCTTTAAAGCTACATCTTATTTTTCTGCTTATTCAAATATTTGTATCATGGAAGTGGGCAATCATGCATGGAAATTTGGAATATGATTGTGATTTAATGAGGTGTTGGCTAAACTATGGAAATTAACAATGAAATGTTGTCATATATGCATATGGAGCCTGGCCTTCACCACATTTTGAAAACACATCATTCAATGGAGGATGGTGGTAATTATATGAAAAGTTACTTCCTTTGATTTACAGACTTAATTGGAGATATCATTATCAATATCTCTGTCTAAATTGGAGAGTCTTAATTCATCTTTTTAATTATCTCTCTTCTAcaagtaaaaatattaaaaaaaaatatttaaaaattaagaggataaattaagatttttaattatttttttatgtcttGAGAAAAATCACGCTAAACTCGAAACCCTAAATAAAGAAGATTTATACTGCTTTAAAGCTAAATTGTTTAAAGAAAAAGCTACATCTTATTTTGCTGCTTACTCAAATGTTTCTATCATGGAAGTGGGCAATCATGCATGGAGATTTGGAAGATGATTGTGATTTAATTCCTCTGGCCTATCCTTTGTTGCCTCGGGAGTGTGAAAATATGTTATATGGTGCTAGAAAATTATTAGTTTGTGTAATTGACTTTTAAGTAGTTCACTTGCCTAAATTTTTGAGACCCTTTTCTTTTATAAGGTTTTATTTCCATTAGGAGTTATGCATTGTATTTATTGGTGTTAATAAGTTAGTGAGTGTTCAGGTTAACAAAATAATCAGTTGAAGTTCAATTTGATCAGATAAATATTGATAACTAACATAACTCTGGATTTATTGATTGATGGATTTATATGCCATACTTAAATTGAACAATGAACATAACCTAAATTGTTTTTTGAAATTTCATTTTGTTCATATGGCGATCTTTATCCTTTTTAATGCTATATATGAGAAAAACTAAAATGTTGATTCAGGTTGCATTTGCAAAAAGGGCAGATTTGAGGATGGCTAATATCTTGCATAAGATGTCATCATTGGTGGGTGGAATGCTCTTCGTAGGTGACGATTTATACATTCATACTGCATGGCATCTTGCAACCGTAATTGGTGTCAGTAACTGCAACATGCTCCTTGAGTGGGTGTTCTTTCTCTTTATTCGAATCTTAGTATTTATTTGATCTATATTGTtaggataaataaataaataaatatgcatTGCAGCTATTCTGTTTGTGCTTAGTAGAATTATCTCACATGCTAGCTGATCTTCCTTTTAAGCATTTTCTATTTAgggctttaatttagtttccatATTGTTTTGCTAATAGTTAAAATAAAGATAACTATGTGCAATTAAAATATTTGACAATTAGGATCACATTATATAAAGATAACTTATCCCTCACTTTTCTTACCTCTAATTATGGAAGGAAATATGATAAAATGTAGCAATAAATATTATTTCTCCATACAAATAATTATATCATTTCACCCTGTTTCCTTCCATTCATCCTGTTATGTCTCATTTCATTCCCCTACTTCCTATCGATTCAAACATAGCTTATATATGCTTTTACATGTAAACATACAATTCCTTTTAAGAATCTATGGTCACCAACCACCATTCTCTCTATCTTTTCTATGTTTTACATAATTGGATTAAGCATATAAACATTTTTGCATTTTGCAAGAATTGTGGTGATAGAAAAGTGAGGAATGTTGCTTTGGCTTACCAATTGTCCTTGCTTTTGTGATGTAGGCAGTGCTTTCGTAGCAATGCTAAGGAAATTGACTTCATTAAGGTATCTCTGTCCCTAAACTTGATCTTCAATAAATTGATTGCATAAATGTTATATGTCTTTTAAACTCCTATTAAGTCCTTAGCTTAAGTTTTTGAATTGTGATCCCTTTATGTATGCATGTTTCGGTTGATCTATTCAACAAATGAGTATAAAAGTCTCTCGGTGCGTTTGCAATGAGAATTACTTCATGATGTGATAAGTTACTGCAATAGGCACTTAGAGCATGTGTATTTATAACGTAATAATACTAATTTCTGTCTTTTACTAATTTTCTATTCGTTAATGAAGTTTATCTAAAAGTAATAATACTGATTTTAATTTCTCAATCATTCAATTCATCTACAAGAATTGAATACACGAGTTCAAGCATTCAGGCTTCTATTTTGTTTAAAttcattaataaataattaaagacaATGACTAATAGAATAATATATCAGTTCTAATAATACATAGAGTCTAGGCTTGTGATATGAATTCAAGTTTCTCTTATACAACTCTCAAGTCTTTTAGCCGTTAAGTATGCGGAGGGTGTGGATCTGGCTTGCTTTTTGTGCTTTGGCTTTCTCAGAGGGAGAGAGTAAAACCAACCATTTCTCCATTTGAACTGCAGCCATAGAAAACATTGTTAGTAGTTAGTGACACAAAAATGAGGTCTAATCATTTAATAAAGGAAAAACTCTAATTATGGCCATTAAGATCTACCATACCATCATGTTGAAAAAGTTATTTGCTGCCTCCGTCTTTGTCACCTTATTTTAAGTTTAAGACTCGGTGCAGGAAGCAAATTATGAGAAACTATGCAATTTGTTATGTACAGTTCTTCAGGAAGCCATACATTTTGATGCAATGTAATGATTTTAAAAGCTATGACTATAATAATATTCTGTTTCTGAATTAGTGTTGTTTAACTTGCGGTTAAGTGGGTTTGTACTAAGATTTTGGCAAATTTAGAGCAAAGAGGCTTATGCCCAAAAAAGTGAGCAAAGAGGACAATATATTTAAAGGTTACTCACATAGAATTCTTCAACTAAATTCCATGCTTTTATAGCTTTTATCGAGCAAAATTTGCCAATTAcgtttattttcttcttattttgtctAGAAATTATTTTCTAAAATGTTGAGTAATTTCCTTTTGCATTCCTTAGACAAAGTGTAGTTCTTTCTCAAGTCACAAATACTACCTACAGGTTTAGCTGGTGACCATCTGCAAATAAAAGACAAGGTAATGGATGTTGAGTTATCATAGAAAAGTGAATCTCAGCTACCATGTGCTTCAGTTTCAGCCAAACatagtggaaaagaaaataatgtGGATATGATGTCTCCTTCACATCCAATGTAATCGGATCAATTTCTGGTGTGAAAAATGGCCGGAAATtaagtctttttcttttttcaatatcCAAACACATTTAGTAGAAATAAATATAATAGTTATTTGTAGATTAATAAGGGGTATACATATGAATAAACATCTAACTCAGAATGATTTCTTTTTAATGTAATTATTAGTTTCTATTTTGGGTGTGTTATATATATCAGTTAATGTAAAAGAATATAACCTTCATATAATGATGGAAAAAGATCAACCATAGAATGTCACAAGAGTAGATTATGGTTATAGAAGATAGCTGATAACAAAATGGAGAAAGTAAAATGTGCCGTAGGTAAAGGCAAAAATTCTAGCAAATGAGAAAGATGACCAAATTCGAGAACTAGCTTCTTCGTTAGAAAAGCAGGCAATCTCTTAGCACATAAGGTAGTTTCTTAGGTTCCTCATTCTGGCTCTCAGAAATATATTTTTTGCTTATCTTGCTTCATCATGGAAGTGTTTATTTACTTTTGGTTTTTTGGAAAAATTTTGTGCTCTTTGGTGTTATTAATTTAATCGTGTTTTGAGTTTTATTGCTTCACAGCACTAAGTAGTAGTATTACTGatctgaagttgaatcattccGATTAAACTGAATTTAGCCCTGAAGGCATGAACTACAAAATGGTAACTTTGAAGTTTAGCTATTTAGATAGTAATATACTAATATGTATGTATTGCTTATGTTCGTTTCAAAATATGCGTTTGCAGGACACACCAAAGACAACGACTATGGCCTTGCTGGTGAGAAATTGTTTTTTATAGTTTTCTTGGTAGTTTTGTCAATAATCCTATAGCATATGTTATTGAAAAAAGTAATAGAAACTTGATGACatctctttcattttttatttctatgAACGGATGGCTACAGATAACTCATGTATGTACATACCAAAAGCAATGGATTCCATTCATAATTTCATTTTCAATCAAATTTCAATTAAGCAACAAGTCAAGTAGCTTCTATTGAGATGCTGATAAACTATGATGAATGTGAAAGTCatgattttattgaataaataaatTCTCGGTGTTGGTGCCATTTTAAATTCTCCTTCTATTCTCTTTGGTAATTGTTACAGTATTTACGGAAGAAACTGCATGATGTTATGCTTTTTTTATTACCCAAAGTTGTCTTATTCTTTTATAATTGTTATTTGATGGTAGtctcttttattattttaaattggtTTTTTTTATGCTTTGGAGTGTCAACGTCTATAGTATAGtttctttattcttttgaaaAATTTGGTTTTAATCATTATAAGTAGTTTGCtgttaatattttttatgtattttataaAGTACTTTGTTTACAactagagaaagtaaattaaattgttaTCGGTCTAATTTTAAATGCTGcattataataattttattatgctAATTTTAAATGCTGCAAGAAAATTATTTGGCTTCTGGAAAATAAGAATAGAAAAGTCTTATACTATACAAAGTTTTATATATAAAAACTTATTCAAATTAAAAGTAACACCTATTACTATTAATAGATAAGTAGCAATCTATTATTATAATGAAACAATGTTTGGCCCGGGCTTAGCGCGGGTTTTACACTAGTTTTAACTAAAATTCAAGAACAAATTAAACTAATATATCAACCAGATTTTAACTAATATACCAATTCAAGAACAGATTCTATAACAATAGTCAATAGGTCAATAGCAGAGGCACTGACCTGAGAGAGCACTCTGAGCTTTCTGACGACCAGGTGAGGCACCAAGAAAGGACAGAAGCAAAAGCAGCGAAGTAGAAGCACAACCCAGAGTGACGACAAGGGTGACGGAGAGACGAGGTTGGCTGATGGGTATCGGCGGTGACTGGTG from Arachis ipaensis cultivar K30076 chromosome B09, Araip1.1, whole genome shotgun sequence includes these protein-coding regions:
- the LOC110266453 gene encoding uncharacterized protein LOC110266453 isoform X2, with product MVVNELDKTLHHQIRSHFLKEKVRLTKWYAPCSRKERSKVAFAKRADLRMANILHKMSSLVGGMLFVGDDLYIHTAWHLATVIGVSNCNMLLEQCFRSNAKEIDFIKDTPKTTTMALLVRNCFL
- the LOC110266453 gene encoding uncharacterized protein LOC110266453 isoform X1; translation: MSVNMVVNELDKTLHHQIRSHFLKEKVRLTKWYAPCSRKERSKVAFAKRADLRMANILHKMSSLVGGMLFVGDDLYIHTAWHLATVIGVSNCNMLLEQCFRSNAKEIDFIKDTPKTTTMALLVRNCFL